A region from the Phycisphaerales bacterium genome encodes:
- a CDS encoding AAA family ATPase, whose translation MGRWVAGLMGLGASPSVRNVEGVGVRVIAIINQKGGCGKTTTAINLAGILARGIGGGNGPGAGGISGGAAGTSSAGGMNWAGRRVLLVDMDPQSHCAAGLGVPEHRIDLDVGDAMMAVGQSEGNQKGRGVDRARLVWRCGRNLDLVPSRMRLAGLEAPRGGLSDLPAGDRETRLARVLREIGQDYDVVLIDSSPAIGLLTYNVLVAADAVLIPVETSFFSLQGAQKQINTVRAIQKRLAGSGAGWGGSGAANAIGAGAASNAGAKPVWLLPTIHDDTSVVAEDLLQEMKRKHKDRLVPVVIRRNSKLREAASFGQGIVDYAPHSTAAHDYTQLAEWVIGRLAAPLESSADASEVEERGTIVEVLTRGLDTAVLEGAASPWRPGAKGTVAMEAKSVPSAATSGEIPMPMISRAEDVARRAQQFLRRWATSGGQGGDATSKTGESGGSAAEVAATTIAAAARPSTIVGTPPHPTLRVVASEIKASVTHSGPIPIDPSTQRLLGAHATSQGVLFVQPLSAAGTMCVAGEFNAWSMTATPMKRNETLGVFEVCVPCPAGKNSYRLVLDGRWATDPYNKATEVNPYGEMNSVIEVPMSRSVSTVGGSSGTASMVEGKPRAMEIVRNEPASAAD comes from the coding sequence ATGGGGCGATGGGTCGCGGGCCTGATGGGCCTGGGCGCGTCGCCATCGGTGCGAAACGTCGAAGGAGTTGGCGTGCGCGTCATCGCGATTATCAATCAGAAGGGCGGGTGTGGGAAGACCACGACCGCGATCAATCTCGCGGGGATCCTGGCTAGAGGCATTGGGGGCGGGAATGGGCCTGGCGCGGGGGGGATTTCGGGTGGGGCGGCGGGGACGAGCTCGGCGGGGGGGATGAACTGGGCCGGTCGGCGCGTCTTGCTTGTGGACATGGACCCGCAGTCGCACTGCGCGGCGGGGCTGGGCGTGCCCGAGCACCGCATCGATCTCGACGTGGGCGACGCGATGATGGCGGTGGGGCAAAGTGAAGGAAATCAGAAGGGGAGAGGGGTCGATCGGGCCCGGCTGGTGTGGCGCTGCGGGCGGAATCTGGATCTCGTGCCCAGCCGGATGAGGCTGGCGGGGCTGGAGGCGCCGCGCGGCGGGCTGAGCGATCTGCCCGCGGGCGATCGCGAGACGAGATTGGCCCGAGTCCTTCGCGAGATCGGGCAGGACTACGACGTCGTGCTCATTGATTCCTCGCCGGCGATCGGGCTGCTCACGTACAACGTGCTGGTCGCGGCGGACGCGGTGCTGATTCCGGTGGAGACGTCGTTCTTCTCGCTGCAGGGGGCCCAGAAGCAGATCAACACGGTCCGCGCGATCCAGAAGCGGCTCGCGGGGAGCGGTGCGGGGTGGGGGGGAAGTGGTGCGGCGAACGCGATCGGCGCGGGCGCGGCCTCGAACGCGGGTGCGAAGCCCGTGTGGTTGCTCCCGACGATCCACGACGACACGAGCGTGGTCGCGGAGGATCTGCTCCAGGAGATGAAGCGCAAGCACAAGGACCGGCTGGTGCCGGTCGTGATCCGGCGGAACTCGAAGTTGCGCGAGGCGGCGAGTTTCGGGCAGGGGATCGTGGACTATGCCCCGCACAGCACGGCGGCGCACGACTACACGCAACTCGCCGAGTGGGTGATCGGACGCCTCGCGGCGCCGTTGGAGTCGAGCGCGGACGCCAGTGAGGTGGAGGAACGCGGGACGATCGTCGAGGTGCTCACGCGCGGGCTGGACACGGCCGTGCTCGAGGGCGCGGCGTCGCCGTGGAGGCCCGGGGCGAAGGGAACGGTCGCGATGGAGGCCAAGTCGGTCCCGAGCGCGGCGACGAGTGGGGAGATTCCGATGCCGATGATCAGCCGGGCGGAAGATGTCGCGAGGCGGGCGCAGCAGTTCCTTCGTCGCTGGGCGACGAGCGGGGGACAAGGCGGCGACGCCACGAGCAAGACGGGCGAGAGTGGCGGGAGCGCGGCAGAGGTGGCTGCGACCACGATTGCTGCAGCGGCGAGACCATCGACGATCGTGGGGACGCCGCCGCATCCGACGCTGCGCGTGGTGGCGTCGGAGATCAAAGCGTCGGTGACACACAGTGGCCCGATCCCTATCGATCCGTCCACGCAGCGGTTGCTCGGCGCCCACGCCACGAGCCAGGGCGTCCTGTTCGTGCAGCCGTTGTCGGCGGCGGGGACGATGTGCGTCGCGGGCGAGTTCAACGCGTGGTCGATGACGGCGACGCCGATGAAGCGCAACGAGACGCTGGGGGTGTTCGAGGTCTGCGTGCCCTGCCCCGCGGGCAAGAACTCGTACCGCCTGGTCCTCGATGGGCGGTGGGCGACGGATCCGTACAACAAGGCGACGGAGGTCAATCCGTACGGCGAGATGAACAGCGTGATCGAGGTGCCGATGAGCCGGAGCGTGAGCACGGTGGGCGGGTCCTCGGGCACAGCGTCGATGGTCGAGGGAAAGCCCAGGGCGATGGAGATCGTGCGCAATGAGCCGGCGTCGGCCGCGGATTGA
- a CDS encoding helicase: MLTATAKDLLSIHGPIATLFGEGYEPRPEQLEMAAAVERTLAEKSHLLVEAGTGVGKSFAYLVPAMLRAMVHREVVLVATNTISLQEQLMSSDIPRLTHALESACEGLPEGAVAPIKPVLVKGRANYVSIRRLGLASKRQDRLFADPAARRSLHVIEDWARSTDDGTLSTLPILERQSVWDKVQSDSGNCMGRKCPNYTQCFFQAARAELDGANLLICNHALFFSDLALRAQDVGFLPRYHHVILDEAHAAEEVASDHFGAQLSESRVSFLLNSLYTQRSGKGYLPGLTLMGQETEGTARAIRLVEQAHHVSLLFFESVAKAARVLPDSPFDDSRAKETSRVRSPGLIDNTLTPIMRELALRLTGLKDSVKLEEDRFELNSYAQRAERIALDAEALISQTIPGCAYWVDAGTSDADARQRITFACAPIDVAPILKERLFAQDFGVVLTSATLTTRTTHDHESSEHAETAFAHTLNTLGCVGARTLQLGSPFDYARQVEVLVDPADEAPPNASNTGRSAWRASIASLAQRILHHVRETDGGAFVLFTSLATLRACASELAGPLAELGLPLLAQGRDGSRAHILERFRESNRSVLFGAASFWQGVDVRGENLRNVIITKLPFDPPDRPLVEARGEAIRARGGNPFSEDSLPRALVRFKQGFGRLIRSKTDHGRVVILDGRVRTKAYGRLFLAALPDGVTPRFIDRDSGSRHQSFDEF; the protein is encoded by the coding sequence ATGCTCACCGCGACCGCCAAGGACCTGCTCTCGATCCATGGCCCCATCGCCACGCTCTTCGGCGAGGGCTACGAGCCGCGCCCCGAGCAACTCGAGATGGCCGCCGCCGTCGAACGCACGCTCGCCGAAAAGTCTCACCTCCTCGTCGAGGCGGGCACGGGCGTCGGCAAGTCCTTCGCCTACCTCGTCCCCGCGATGCTCCGCGCCATGGTCCACCGCGAGGTCGTCCTCGTCGCGACCAACACGATCTCGCTCCAGGAACAACTGATGTCGAGCGACATCCCGCGCCTGACGCACGCCCTGGAGAGCGCGTGCGAGGGCCTCCCCGAGGGCGCGGTCGCCCCGATCAAGCCCGTCCTCGTCAAAGGCCGGGCCAACTATGTCAGTATCCGCCGACTGGGCCTCGCGTCGAAGCGCCAGGATCGACTCTTCGCCGATCCTGCCGCGCGTCGCTCCCTCCACGTCATCGAGGATTGGGCGCGCAGCACCGACGATGGCACGCTCTCGACGCTCCCCATCCTCGAGCGCCAGAGCGTCTGGGACAAGGTCCAGTCCGACTCGGGCAACTGCATGGGCCGAAAGTGCCCCAACTACACCCAGTGCTTCTTCCAGGCGGCCCGCGCCGAACTCGACGGCGCCAACCTCCTCATCTGCAACCACGCCCTCTTCTTCTCCGATCTCGCGTTGCGCGCGCAAGACGTCGGATTCCTCCCGCGATACCACCATGTGATCCTCGACGAGGCCCACGCCGCCGAGGAGGTCGCGAGCGATCACTTCGGCGCCCAACTCTCCGAGTCGCGCGTCTCGTTCCTCTTGAACTCGCTCTACACCCAGCGTTCGGGCAAGGGGTATCTCCCCGGCCTGACACTCATGGGCCAGGAGACCGAGGGGACCGCGCGCGCCATCCGCCTCGTCGAGCAGGCCCACCACGTCTCGCTCCTCTTCTTTGAGTCCGTCGCCAAGGCCGCCCGCGTCCTTCCCGATTCGCCCTTCGACGACTCGCGCGCGAAGGAAACCTCGCGCGTCCGGTCGCCGGGCCTCATCGACAACACGCTCACGCCCATCATGCGTGAACTCGCCCTCCGCCTCACGGGCCTGAAAGACAGCGTGAAACTCGAGGAAGACCGCTTCGAACTCAACTCCTACGCCCAGCGTGCCGAGCGCATCGCCCTCGACGCCGAGGCGCTCATCTCACAGACCATCCCCGGCTGCGCCTACTGGGTCGATGCGGGCACCTCCGATGCTGACGCACGCCAGCGTATCACCTTTGCGTGCGCCCCCATCGATGTCGCGCCAATCCTCAAGGAACGCCTCTTCGCCCAGGACTTCGGCGTCGTCCTCACGAGCGCCACGCTCACGACACGCACCACGCACGACCACGAGTCGTCCGAGCACGCCGAGACCGCCTTCGCCCACACCCTGAATACGCTCGGCTGCGTCGGCGCCCGCACCCTCCAACTCGGCAGCCCCTTCGACTACGCGAGGCAGGTCGAGGTCCTCGTCGATCCCGCCGACGAGGCCCCGCCCAACGCCTCAAACACCGGCCGCTCCGCCTGGCGTGCCTCCATCGCCTCGCTCGCGCAGCGCATCCTCCACCACGTCAGAGAGACCGACGGTGGCGCGTTCGTCCTCTTCACCAGCCTCGCGACGCTCCGCGCCTGCGCCTCTGAACTCGCCGGGCCACTCGCGGAACTCGGCCTTCCCCTCCTCGCCCAGGGGCGCGACGGCTCGCGTGCCCACATCCTCGAGCGATTCCGCGAATCGAACCGATCCGTGCTCTTCGGTGCCGCCTCATTCTGGCAAGGCGTCGACGTTCGCGGCGAGAACCTCCGCAACGTCATCATCACCAAACTCCCCTTCGACCCGCCCGATCGCCCGCTCGTCGAGGCGCGCGGCGAGGCGATCCGCGCCCGCGGCGGCAACCCCTTCAGCGAAGATTCGCTCCCTCGCGCCCTCGTCCGCTTCAAGCAGGGCTTCGGCCGGCTCATCCGATCCAAGACCGACCACGGGCGCGTCGTCATCCTCGACGGTCGCGTGCGCACCAAGGCCTATGGCCGGTTGTTCCTCGCGGCGCTCCCCGACGGCGTCACGCCTCGATTCATCGATCGAGATTCAGGGTCGCGCCATCAATCCTTCGACGAGTTCTAG
- the rsmG gene encoding 16S rRNA (guanine(527)-N(7))-methyltransferase RsmG — protein sequence MIDLPRPAPLTPPPEFSTEASSIGVEFESGDLDRLGLYLALLLAANEQMNLTAVTDAHEIWRRHILDSLTLLPVLADLPEGARVIDIGSGGGLPGIPLAICLPHLRFTLLEATAKKAAFLERIANADMLALANVTVLAQRAERAAHDRGERAQTHNAGTSRTGGHREAYDAVIARAVGRLPTLAELTAPFARIGGRIALIKGEQADAELEEAAPALHLLKITHATTIPTPTGRILVLEKSSATPRVYPRADGEPKRTPLGVVRPKRSES from the coding sequence TTGATTGACCTGCCTCGCCCCGCGCCGCTCACCCCACCGCCCGAGTTCTCCACCGAGGCCTCGTCGATCGGCGTCGAGTTCGAGTCCGGCGATCTCGATCGGCTCGGGCTGTATCTCGCCCTCCTCCTCGCCGCCAACGAGCAGATGAACCTCACCGCCGTCACCGACGCCCACGAGATCTGGCGGCGACACATCCTCGATTCCCTCACGCTCCTCCCCGTCCTCGCCGACCTCCCCGAGGGCGCGCGCGTCATCGACATCGGCTCCGGTGGCGGCCTCCCCGGGATCCCCCTCGCCATCTGCCTCCCCCACCTCCGCTTCACACTCCTCGAAGCCACCGCGAAGAAAGCCGCGTTCCTCGAGCGCATCGCCAACGCCGACATGCTCGCGCTCGCCAACGTCACCGTCCTCGCCCAGCGTGCCGAGCGTGCCGCCCACGATCGAGGCGAGCGTGCCCAGACCCACAACGCCGGCACATCACGCACCGGCGGGCATCGCGAGGCCTACGACGCCGTGATCGCGCGTGCCGTCGGCCGCCTGCCCACGCTCGCCGAACTCACCGCGCCCTTCGCGCGAATCGGCGGGCGCATCGCGCTCATCAAGGGCGAGCAGGCCGACGCTGAACTCGAAGAGGCGGCCCCCGCGCTGCACCTGCTCAAGATCACCCACGCCACGACTATCCCTACGCCCACCGGTCGCATCCTCGTCCTCGAGAAGTCCTCCGCCACGCCCCGCGTCTATCCGCGCGCCGACGGCGAACCCAAGCGCACCCCCCTCGGCGTGGTGCGTCCGAAGCGAAGCGAGTCCTAA
- a CDS encoding rod shape-determining protein RodA, with product MTSPRANPVGFAAPFGPLALLRAIVSIGPAWLTLLATAILCALSVYAVDLATTLTHAPGETLSAYASKQLVFAAVGFGLSLVVMLVPPRWLGFASIPLAVFTILLLVFLLIPAVPTSIVKPRHGARSWIDIGPLQLQPSEFAKITYVVALAWFLRRHKGRKTLKGLAMPFAITLIPIGLINLQPDLGTASLFVPALFAMLIVAGARLRHLTLIVVAALAIAPAAYPLLLPHQKARIVGLMQQFKGDTSADQDINMQSSTAKRLLAAGGITGNSDARSRVYIRYSGLPERHNDMIPAVIANRFGLVGVLMMLGLFGVWIAGSLLVGATAHDTYGRLVCVGCAAFVGGQVFVNLGMNLGLLPIIGITLPFVSYGGSSMLASWMMSGLVASVALRRGVAPRRAFNAAQDEDE from the coding sequence GTGACCTCGCCACGGGCCAACCCGGTTGGATTCGCGGCGCCCTTCGGCCCGCTCGCGCTCCTCCGCGCGATCGTCTCCATCGGTCCGGCGTGGCTGACGCTCCTCGCCACCGCGATCCTGTGCGCCCTCTCGGTCTATGCCGTGGATCTCGCCACCACGCTCACGCACGCGCCCGGCGAGACGCTCTCGGCGTATGCCTCCAAGCAACTCGTCTTCGCCGCGGTCGGCTTCGGTTTGTCGCTCGTCGTCATGCTCGTGCCGCCGCGCTGGCTGGGGTTCGCGAGCATCCCCCTCGCGGTCTTCACCATCCTCCTGCTCGTCTTCCTGCTGATCCCAGCCGTCCCGACGTCGATCGTCAAGCCCCGCCACGGCGCGCGCAGTTGGATCGACATCGGCCCCTTGCAACTCCAGCCCAGCGAGTTCGCCAAGATCACCTACGTCGTCGCCCTCGCGTGGTTTCTCCGCCGCCACAAAGGGCGAAAGACGCTGAAAGGGCTGGCGATGCCCTTCGCCATCACGCTCATCCCCATCGGGCTTATCAACCTCCAGCCCGACCTGGGCACGGCCTCGCTCTTTGTCCCCGCGCTCTTCGCCATGCTGATCGTCGCAGGCGCGAGGCTCCGCCACCTCACGCTCATCGTCGTCGCCGCCCTCGCGATCGCCCCCGCCGCGTATCCGCTCCTGCTTCCCCACCAGAAGGCCCGAATCGTCGGGCTTATGCAGCAGTTCAAGGGCGACACCAGCGCCGACCAGGACATCAACATGCAGTCCTCGACGGCCAAGCGCCTCCTCGCCGCCGGCGGCATCACCGGAAACTCCGATGCACGAAGCCGCGTGTACATTCGATACAGCGGCCTCCCCGAACGCCACAACGACATGATCCCCGCCGTCATCGCCAATCGGTTCGGCCTGGTGGGCGTGCTCATGATGCTCGGCCTCTTTGGCGTCTGGATCGCCGGGTCGCTCCTCGTCGGCGCCACCGCCCACGACACCTACGGCCGACTCGTCTGCGTCGGGTGCGCCGCCTTCGTCGGGGGCCAGGTCTTTGTGAATCTCGGCATGAATCTCGGGCTTCTGCCCATCATCGGCATCACCCTACCCTTCGTCAGTTACGGCGGCTCGAGCATGCTCGCGAGTTGGATGATGTCGGGCCTCGTCGCGAGCGTCGCCCTCCGCCGAGGCGTCGCCCCACGCCGAGCCTTCAACGCCGCCCAGGACGAGGACGAGTAG
- a CDS encoding penicillin-binding protein 2: protein MDRQAHTTLLSQRPATRGSSIPRLALILGIFLVLSLVLATQASRLAILHADAAREDTEARLLQNTFIPAARGSILDRKGRILAMDRPGYRVDLPYDVISGEWAKARAASHARSSTGHAWAAMSKEQRAERVLAFEAVYNAHLAHAWDLLAERAGVDRSTLDQARDSIVRQVESRRATLVDFWRIREFAALRDQGVEITDEVREQVEKRTDKEIAEQRSNHTVIRALDDDAAFACLLLVGERVEVLPPGVESRADSTADDSLAAAEPGTTQFVETIPGLTVTNAGEREYPMESVDIELDRSTFPSPLRTATSDATPSLFTVHVDGLLCHVLGKVRSKVYAEDAPARRAYLDAHPDVKDRALAEIGRGRTFDLGQYFDDDRVGDAGIESSREHELRGLRGVKSVRVDATDDSSIRKPTRGRDLHLTIDAMLQARVQAAMTPEAGLAVVQSWQRKEPKPDEKVLIGELPLGTPLCGAAVVLDVDTAEILAMVSTPTYTREQLESGELSTNSRDLALRTPLVNRAIASAYQPGSIVKALILSESESRGVMGVDERIACTGHFLPNDPDSLRCWIYKEYKQTHSDFLGHDLAGDEAIMVSCNIVFFELGKRLGPSSVRDVFRDFHVGTAFNLGIGLEYPGELGPPRPDPTQPGRFLYADGEGISMGQAIQMGIGQGPVAWTPLHAANAYATLARFGARVEPRIVEEDPITDAGRVNLNQSAVEQTLHGLWLSVNDSDGTGNHLTINGSREPIFNAKGVKIWGKTGTATASPLKFSPDGTSTNEETIAAGDHSWFVILVGRDRPRYAIAVVCDYAGSGGKVSGPIANQIVHALIAEGYLEP, encoded by the coding sequence ATGGATCGCCAGGCCCACACCACGCTCCTCAGCCAGCGCCCCGCGACGCGCGGGTCGTCGATCCCGCGCCTCGCGCTCATCCTGGGCATCTTCCTCGTGCTAAGCCTCGTCCTCGCCACGCAGGCCTCGAGACTCGCGATCCTCCACGCCGACGCAGCACGAGAGGACACCGAGGCCCGTCTGTTGCAAAACACCTTCATCCCCGCGGCCCGCGGCTCGATCCTCGACCGCAAGGGGCGCATCCTCGCCATGGATCGCCCGGGATACCGCGTTGATCTTCCCTACGACGTGATCTCGGGCGAGTGGGCCAAAGCACGGGCCGCGTCGCACGCCCGATCGAGCACGGGGCACGCCTGGGCCGCGATGTCAAAGGAGCAGCGTGCCGAGCGCGTCCTCGCCTTCGAGGCCGTCTACAACGCCCACCTGGCCCACGCGTGGGATCTCCTCGCCGAGCGCGCCGGCGTGGACCGGTCCACGCTCGATCAGGCGCGAGACTCGATCGTGCGCCAGGTCGAGTCCCGCCGGGCGACCCTCGTCGACTTCTGGCGCATCCGCGAGTTCGCCGCCCTTCGCGATCAGGGCGTCGAGATCACCGACGAGGTCCGCGAGCAGGTCGAGAAACGCACCGACAAGGAGATCGCCGAGCAGCGATCGAACCACACCGTCATCCGTGCCCTCGATGATGATGCCGCCTTCGCCTGTCTGCTCCTGGTGGGCGAGCGTGTGGAAGTCCTTCCGCCCGGCGTCGAGTCGCGCGCCGACTCCACCGCCGACGATTCTCTCGCCGCCGCCGAGCCGGGCACGACCCAGTTCGTCGAGACGATCCCCGGCCTCACCGTCACCAACGCCGGCGAGCGTGAGTACCCCATGGAATCCGTCGACATCGAACTCGATCGATCGACCTTCCCCAGCCCCTTACGCACGGCGACTTCCGACGCGACGCCCTCGCTGTTCACCGTCCACGTTGATGGACTGCTCTGCCACGTCCTGGGCAAGGTTCGGTCGAAGGTCTACGCCGAGGACGCCCCCGCGCGCCGGGCCTACCTCGACGCCCATCCCGACGTGAAGGACCGCGCCCTCGCCGAGATCGGCCGTGGGCGCACCTTCGACCTCGGCCAATACTTCGACGACGACCGCGTCGGCGACGCCGGCATCGAGAGTTCCCGCGAGCACGAACTCCGTGGCTTGCGCGGCGTGAAGTCCGTCCGCGTCGATGCCACCGACGACAGTTCCATCCGCAAGCCCACGCGAGGGCGCGACCTCCACCTCACCATCGACGCCATGCTCCAGGCGCGCGTGCAGGCCGCCATGACTCCCGAGGCCGGCCTTGCCGTCGTGCAGTCCTGGCAACGCAAGGAACCCAAGCCCGATGAAAAGGTCCTGATCGGCGAGTTGCCCCTGGGCACACCCCTGTGCGGTGCCGCGGTCGTGCTCGACGTGGACACCGCCGAGATCCTCGCGATGGTCTCGACGCCGACGTACACGCGCGAGCAGTTGGAATCCGGCGAACTCTCCACCAACTCACGCGACCTCGCCCTGCGCACGCCTCTCGTCAATCGCGCCATCGCCAGCGCCTATCAACCCGGCTCGATCGTCAAGGCCCTCATCCTCTCCGAATCCGAATCGCGCGGCGTGATGGGTGTCGACGAGCGCATCGCCTGCACGGGCCACTTCCTTCCCAATGATCCCGACTCCCTGCGATGCTGGATCTACAAGGAATACAAGCAGACCCACTCCGACTTCCTCGGGCACGACCTCGCTGGAGACGAGGCCATCATGGTCTCCTGCAACATCGTCTTCTTCGAACTCGGCAAGCGCCTCGGCCCCTCGAGCGTCCGCGACGTCTTCCGCGACTTCCACGTGGGCACCGCGTTCAACCTCGGCATCGGTCTCGAATATCCCGGCGAACTCGGCCCGCCCAGGCCCGATCCCACACAACCTGGACGGTTCCTCTACGCCGATGGCGAGGGTATCAGCATGGGTCAGGCGATCCAGATGGGAATCGGTCAGGGCCCCGTCGCGTGGACACCCCTCCACGCCGCCAACGCCTATGCGACGCTCGCCCGCTTCGGCGCCCGCGTCGAGCCACGCATCGTGGAGGAAGATCCCATCACCGATGCCGGGCGCGTCAACCTCAACCAGTCCGCCGTCGAGCAGACGCTCCACGGCCTGTGGCTCAGCGTCAATGACAGCGACGGTACAGGCAACCACCTCACCATCAACGGCTCCCGCGAACCGATCTTCAACGCCAAGGGCGTCAAGATCTGGGGCAAGACCGGCACCGCCACCGCCAGCCCACTGAAGTTCAGCCCCGACGGCACATCCACCAATGAAGAAACCATCGCCGCGGGCGATCACTCCTGGTTCGTGATCCTCGTGGGCCGCGATCGCCCGAGATACGCGATCGCCGTCGTCTGTGATTACGCGGGCAGCGGCGGCAAGGTCTCGGGACCCATCGCCAACCAGATCGTCCACGCCCTCATTGCCGAGGGATACCTGGAACCGTGA
- a CDS encoding GTP cyclohydrolase I FolE2 encodes MTFEPETSAIPDVQASRDARRIAIDKVGVKDVTYPIRLREMHGGTQTTVATINMYVSLPHTQKGTHMSRFLEVLNDHTSEPITPDKIPGIAHAIRERLNAKTAHLEVSFTYFIKKAAPVTGHPGLMDYRVSFEAESTLDSSHGGSKEVGDFTMSVSAPATSLCPCSKEISIHGAHNQRCHIAAKVRLNSDLWIEELVELLENAASCPVYAVLKRPDEKFVTEKAYENPKFVEDIVRDLALSLEAEPRISWYSINSENFESIHNHNAYAQITRDKAKA; translated from the coding sequence ATGACATTTGAGCCAGAGACCTCCGCAATTCCCGACGTGCAAGCCTCACGCGATGCACGCCGCATCGCGATCGATAAAGTGGGCGTCAAGGACGTGACCTACCCCATCCGCCTGCGCGAGATGCATGGCGGCACGCAGACCACCGTCGCCACGATCAACATGTACGTCTCCCTACCGCACACGCAGAAGGGCACGCACATGAGCCGCTTCCTCGAGGTCTTGAACGACCACACGAGCGAGCCGATCACTCCCGACAAAATCCCGGGCATCGCCCACGCCATCCGCGAACGACTCAACGCGAAGACCGCCCACCTTGAGGTCTCCTTCACCTACTTCATCAAGAAGGCCGCGCCCGTCACGGGACACCCCGGCCTGATGGACTATCGCGTCTCCTTCGAGGCCGAGAGCACGCTCGACTCCAGCCACGGCGGTTCCAAGGAGGTCGGCGACTTCACGATGAGCGTCTCGGCCCCGGCCACGAGCCTCTGCCCCTGCTCCAAAGAGATCAGCATCCACGGCGCCCACAACCAGCGCTGCCATATCGCCGCGAAGGTGCGACTCAACTCCGACCTGTGGATCGAGGAACTCGTCGAGTTGCTGGAGAATGCGGCGAGTTGCCCGGTCTATGCCGTCCTGAAGCGCCCCGATGAGAAGTTCGTGACCGAGAAGGCCTATGAGAATCCGAAGTTCGTGGAGGACATCGTCCGCGACCTTGCACTCTCGCTCGAGGCCGAGCCTCGCATCTCGTGGTACTCGATCAACTCCGAGAACTTCGAATCGATCCACAACCACAACGCATACGCCCAGATCACGAGGGACAAGGCCAAGGCGTAG
- the truB gene encoding tRNA pseudouridine(55) synthase TruB yields the protein MSENPPHARGDGTPETPTPCGLLLIDKQPGFTSMDVCAIIRGRLRKGGAPKRIKVGHGGTLDPMATGLLVVLVGKATRLCNQIMIGDKTYDATIDFSASSSTDDAEGEITRHMGVRTIDEPTFIATIEKFQGTILQRPPAFSAMRIGGRRAHEMARAGEMVVLAERPVFVRSIRVLEFAWPSVRVEVVCGKGTYIRSLARDIGASLAKKVATVGGMLTALRRTRSGEFDVAAAQTIDGVPSPLTQADLETPPSVEASDSGDELS from the coding sequence ATGAGCGAGAATCCTCCACATGCACGCGGCGATGGAACTCCAGAAACTCCCACGCCCTGCGGGCTGCTGCTCATCGACAAGCAGCCCGGCTTCACCTCGATGGATGTCTGCGCCATCATCCGAGGGCGACTCCGCAAGGGCGGCGCGCCCAAACGCATCAAGGTCGGACACGGCGGCACGCTCGACCCCATGGCCACGGGCTTGCTCGTCGTCCTTGTGGGGAAGGCGACGCGACTCTGCAACCAGATCATGATCGGCGACAAGACGTACGACGCGACGATCGACTTCTCGGCGTCGTCGTCCACCGACGATGCCGAGGGCGAGATCACGCGGCACATGGGCGTACGCACGATCGATGAGCCGACGTTCATCGCGACGATCGAGAAGTTCCAGGGAACGATCCTGCAGCGGCCGCCGGCGTTCTCGGCAATGCGCATCGGCGGGCGGCGGGCCCACGAGATGGCGCGAGCCGGGGAGATGGTCGTCCTCGCCGAGCGTCCCGTCTTCGTCCGGTCGATTCGGGTCCTTGAGTTCGCCTGGCCCAGCGTTCGTGTCGAGGTCGTTTGTGGCAAGGGGACATACATCCGCAGCCTCGCGCGCGACATCGGGGCGTCGCTCGCGAAGAAGGTCGCGACCGTCGGCGGGATGCTGACGGCCTTGCGACGGACGCGATCGGGAGAGTTCGACGTCGCGGCGGCACAAACGATCGATGGCGTGCCTAGTCCGCTCACTCAAGCGGATCTAGAAACTCCACCCTCAGTTGAAGCGTCAGATTCTGGAGATGAGTTGAGTTGA